Below is a window of Cryobacterium sp. PAMC25264 DNA.
GGCCCAGGCCGGCAACAGGGCGAAGAGCCGCAGCCGCCGGTGCCCGAGGGCCTGCATCGAGCCGAACCGGATGCCGCGGCCAAGGCCCACCCGCACGGCCTCGCGCATGCTCAGGGTCATGATCCGGCGCAGGCCAGGGTGTGTTACCACGGTCTGCACGCTCAGCCCGGTGATCGCCGGCAGGGCATTGAGCATATTCACCACGAGCTTGGTCCACTGGGCACCGACGAAATTGTCGATCGCCTGGGTGGGCACGGCTTCGGCCAGCACCGCCTGCCAGCGCCGGGTGGCCTGGTCGGCCGGCCCGCTGCCCCGACCGAGGTAGGTGGGGGCCGCCGTGGTCACGGTGACCAGGCCCGGCTCGGTGTAGTTCGCGGCGATGATCGACAGGGCGCCGAAGCAATCGGAGCCGGGCAGCAGCCGCCGGGCCGTGTCCACCCCGTCGAGGCCGTTCTGGATCACGATGACCGCGGCCCCGTCGAGCACGGCGGCGTTGTCGCTGATCGCAGCCTCGGCATCCTGCGCCTTGGTGCAGACCAGGGCCAGGTCGGGCGTCTCGGTCAGTCGCTCGAGCGCCGTCGGATGGGACTGCCCCATGCCGAAGCCGCCCTCCAGCCGGATGCCGCGCTCCCTGATCGCGGCAAGTCCGGCGCCGCGGGCGGTGACGGTGACGTCGTGGCCGGCCTGGGCGAGGAGGGTGGCGAAGGTTCCGCCCAGGGCGCCGGCACCGATCACAGCAATTCGCATGAGCTCAGCCTAGAAGTTCGCCGGGTGGGGCGCTCACGTGAGACGGCGTGCGGGGCGTTCCCACCTCGGTGGTCGAGCTTGTTGGACGCTGGTCGAGCTTGTCGGACGCTGGCCGAGCTTGTTGGACGCTGGTCGAGCTTGTCGACCCGGTGAGCGGATTTCGAGGCACGTCACGAGGTCTGCTTCTGAAGGCTCCGCACAAGTCGACAGGCTCGATCGACGGGATGGGGACGATTGCGGATCGGGTCAGCGAAGGGCGGGCGCGCGGCGGCCGGAGGGCAGCGCCAGTGCGATGACCGCCGCGACCGCGAGCACGCCGGCTCCCACCATGACCGCGGGAATTGCCGCATCCACATAACCGTTCGGTGTCAGCTCGCCGCCGTTGCCGGTGAACACGGCCGTGAGCACCGCCACGCCCAGGGCCACGCCGATCTCCCGGAAGGTGGAGTTGGTGCCGGAGGCCTTGGCCTGATCGTGCGGTGCCATGTTGGCCAGCACGGCGGTGGAACTGGGCGCGAAGACCAGTCCCATGCCCAGC
It encodes the following:
- a CDS encoding ketopantoate reductase family protein; translated protein: MRIAVIGAGALGGTFATLLAQAGHDVTVTARGAGLAAIRERGIRLEGGFGMGQSHPTALERLTETPDLALVCTKAQDAEAAISDNAAVLDGAAVIVIQNGLDGVDTARRLLPGSDCFGALSIIAANYTEPGLVTVTTAAPTYLGRGSGPADQATRRWQAVLAEAVPTQAIDNFVGAQWTKLVVNMLNALPAITGLSVQTVVTHPGLRRIMTLSMREAVRVGLGRGIRFGSMQALGHRRLRLFALLPAWAGQALPLMMRARMGTVPNLGSTLQSVRRGQRTEVDYLNGVVVREARLTGTAAPVNIRLTALVHQVEQSGTFLTATEVVERFSRSR